A stretch of the Aggregatibacter sp. HMT-949 genome encodes the following:
- a CDS encoding cytochrome c — MKRIYFLLGALCCFSFFVQAESPANPNLAKAEKIYKRSCATCHGKSGEKPAMGKSKIINQLNAEEISSALFDHKSGKIVGAGNPAKQRLSDEEIHALSEFIPDLK, encoded by the coding sequence ATGAAACGAATTTACTTTTTACTCGGTGCGCTTTGTTGTTTTTCTTTTTTCGTACAAGCGGAATCCCCCGCTAATCCTAATTTAGCCAAGGCTGAAAAAATTTATAAACGTTCCTGCGCTACTTGTCACGGCAAAAGCGGCGAAAAACCGGCGATGGGCAAATCAAAAATTATCAATCAGTTAAACGCAGAGGAAATTTCAAGCGCACTTTTTGATCATAAAAGTGGCAAAATTGTCGGTGCCGGCAATCCGGCTAAACAACGTTTAAGCGATGAAGAAATTCACGCACTTTCAGAATTTATTCCGGACTTAAAATAA
- a CDS encoding Trm112 family protein, with the protein MAEGLNPKLLEILACPRCLARLQYDAQHQRLICRYERLAYPIKNGVPLLLAEKAETLKE; encoded by the coding sequence ATGGCTGAAGGCTTAAATCCCAAATTGCTGGAAATTCTTGCATGCCCGCGTTGTTTGGCGCGCTTGCAATATGATGCGCAACATCAACGTTTGATTTGTCGTTATGAGCGTCTAGCCTACCCGATTAAAAACGGCGTGCCGCTGTTGCTCGCCGAAAAAGCGGAAACTTTGAAAGAATAA
- a CDS encoding ABC transporter ATP-binding protein: MTNFVIETQHLYKRFDQVTALEDINIQIAEGEFVAIMGASGSGKTTLMNILTGLDTASEGKVILDGIDTAQLDETGRQRFRAEKIGLVFQQFHLIPYLTALENVMLAQHYHSVIDEATAKAVLKQVGLEHRIEHRPSQLSGGEQQRVCIARALVNQPPVIFADEPTGNLDEKNEALVLDLLQRLNHQGRTIVMVTHNPELGKLTDRVIYLHHGKFIKEETHAK, encoded by the coding sequence ATGACTAATTTTGTAATCGAAACCCAGCATTTATACAAACGCTTCGACCAAGTTACAGCGCTGGAAGACATTAACATTCAAATTGCCGAAGGCGAATTTGTCGCCATTATGGGAGCATCCGGCTCGGGTAAAACTACCTTGATGAATATTCTGACCGGATTAGATACCGCCAGCGAAGGCAAAGTGATATTGGACGGCATAGATACGGCACAACTGGATGAAACCGGTCGTCAACGCTTCCGTGCAGAAAAAATCGGTTTGGTATTCCAACAATTCCATTTAATTCCTTATTTGACAGCGTTAGAAAACGTGATGTTGGCGCAACATTATCATAGCGTGATTGATGAAGCCACTGCCAAAGCGGTACTGAAACAAGTCGGCTTAGAGCACCGCATTGAACACCGTCCTAGTCAGCTTTCTGGCGGCGAACAACAACGGGTTTGTATCGCGCGCGCCTTGGTGAACCAGCCACCGGTAATTTTTGCCGACGAACCAACAGGCAATTTGGATGAAAAAAATGAGGCCTTAGTGCTTGATTTATTACAACGCTTAAACCATCAAGGCAGAACCATCGTGATGGTGACGCATAATCCCGAGTTGGGTAAGCTGACCGATCGCGTAATTTATTTACACCATGGTAAATTCATCAAAGAGGAAACACATGCAAAATAA
- a CDS encoding lipoprotein HlpB: protein MNKFTKISATALFALFLTACDKPADKPANNAKPETAQQTEAAKPAEATQQTEAAKPAEATKPAETAPALSAEEQEKADYEKLVAWNQQQGAAQAQSQQKLQQELQAAIVAQDENKAKAAIEEFNKTVQASIASLDALEIKSDLIKSAQTKTKNVLALASELLVAQANVKDEAEQKVYVEKAQQLQNEMQALAQLSAQIEAKLNPAPAQAPAAK, encoded by the coding sequence ATGAACAAATTTACCAAAATCAGCGCAACCGCATTATTCGCGTTATTCTTAACCGCTTGCGATAAACCCGCGGACAAACCTGCAAATAACGCAAAACCAGAAACTGCACAACAAACCGAGGCAGCAAAACCGGCTGAAGCCACACAACAAACCGAGGCGGCAAAACCGGCTGAGGCAACAAAACCAGCTGAAACAGCGCCTGCATTAAGTGCGGAAGAACAAGAAAAAGCGGACTACGAAAAATTAGTTGCGTGGAATCAACAACAGGGTGCAGCGCAAGCGCAAAGCCAACAAAAACTACAACAAGAATTACAAGCTGCAATCGTTGCGCAAGATGAAAACAAAGCTAAGGCAGCAATTGAAGAATTCAATAAAACCGTTCAAGCAAGCATCGCAAGCTTAGACGCATTAGAAATTAAATCCGATTTAATTAAATCGGCACAAACTAAAACAAAAAACGTCTTAGCTCTTGCAAGCGAATTACTAGTTGCACAAGCTAATGTCAAAGATGAAGCGGAACAAAAAGTTTACGTTGAAAAAGCACAACAATTACAAAACGAAATGCAAGCTTTAGCACAACTTAGCGCGCAAATCGAAGCAAAATTAAATCCTGCCCCGGCTCAAGCACCGGCAGCAAAATAA
- the kdsB gene encoding 3-deoxy-manno-octulosonate cytidylyltransferase, whose product MTFSVIIPARFASSRLPGKPLADIAGKPMIQHVFEKARQSGASRVIIATDNKNVAQVAKDFGAEVCMTAEHHNSGTERLAEVVEKLAIADDEIIVNIQGDEPLIPPRIVRQVAENLANFKVNMASLAVKIQEPQELFNPNVVKVLTDKNGYVLYFSRSAIPYDRDQFMNLQEPEKAQLADVYWRHIGIYAYRAGFIKQYVQWAPTELENLEKLEQLRVLWNGERIHVELAQEAPEVGVDTAEDLEKVRSILARH is encoded by the coding sequence ATGACATTTAGCGTAATTATTCCCGCCCGTTTTGCGTCGTCACGCTTGCCGGGCAAACCACTGGCCGATATTGCCGGCAAGCCGATGATTCAACATGTATTTGAAAAAGCACGGCAGTCCGGCGCAAGCCGTGTAATTATCGCCACCGATAATAAAAATGTGGCACAAGTGGCAAAAGATTTCGGTGCGGAAGTCTGTATGACTGCCGAACATCATAATTCCGGTACGGAACGTTTGGCGGAAGTGGTGGAAAAATTAGCCATTGCAGATGACGAAATTATCGTCAATATTCAAGGTGATGAGCCGTTAATTCCGCCGCGAATTGTGCGTCAAGTGGCGGAAAACTTAGCCAATTTTAAGGTGAATATGGCAAGCCTTGCGGTGAAAATTCAGGAGCCTCAAGAATTATTTAACCCGAATGTGGTGAAAGTGTTGACCGATAAAAACGGTTATGTGCTGTATTTTTCCCGTTCGGCGATTCCTTACGACCGCGATCAATTTATGAATTTGCAAGAGCCGGAGAAGGCGCAACTTGCCGATGTTTATTGGCGCCATATCGGCATTTACGCCTACCGTGCCGGTTTCATTAAACAATACGTGCAATGGGCGCCGACTGAGTTAGAAAATTTAGAAAAACTTGAACAGTTACGCGTGTTGTGGAACGGCGAACGCATTCATGTGGAATTAGCCCAAGAAGCGCCGGAAGTCGGCGTAGATACGGCAGAAGACTTGGAGAAAGTACGTTCAATTTTAGCCCGGCATTGA
- a CDS encoding TlpA family protein disulfide reductase, translating into MQNKRLKLLALSAAILCTVCCKEQTASLGDAAPEIVAYDLQGKQAKLSDWQGTRLLTFWSETCGVCVAELKELEGIAAAYPNKVQLIAINVDGEKADTQAVVNKRQITQPVIKDQMKITAERYQLVGTPTSFIIDKDGHIQAKFEGKIPQKELDKLFKG; encoded by the coding sequence ATGCAAAATAAGCGATTAAAATTACTGGCGCTAAGTGCGGCAATTCTCTGCACCGTTTGCTGCAAAGAGCAAACCGCCAGTCTCGGCGACGCAGCGCCGGAAATTGTCGCCTACGACTTGCAAGGCAAACAAGCGAAGTTAAGCGATTGGCAAGGTACACGTCTGCTCACTTTCTGGTCGGAAACGTGCGGCGTTTGCGTAGCGGAATTAAAAGAATTGGAAGGCATCGCAGCGGCATATCCAAATAAGGTGCAATTGATCGCAATTAACGTGGACGGCGAAAAAGCCGATACGCAAGCCGTGGTGAACAAACGTCAAATCACACAACCGGTCATTAAAGATCAAATGAAAATCACCGCAGAACGTTATCAATTAGTCGGTACGCCAACGTCTTTTATTATTGATAAAGACGGCCATATTCAAGCAAAATTTGAGGGAAAAATTCCGCAAAAAGAGTTGGATAAACTTTTTAAAGGATAA
- a CDS encoding lytic transglycosylase domain-containing protein, whose product MKSIPFISTFLLSTFTFGCSSSESDTRYGTALNSQNSTALNPSFIASIDADATYDKSRTPDNFDDYVQFLKGKAAAQGVSKSVLAAQNNIRYVQKAVDLDRAQAGSVKKRDPNAPPILNPNGTTNYLNKVLTDNKVAIAETRYWETLEPLQRASQRYGVQQEYILALWGMESSFGHYQGNYDVLSALATLAFEGRREALFGKEFINAMKMLERDHIHRERMLGSWAGAMGQTQFMPSAFLNYAADGDDDGVKDIWTNQFDAFASIANYLHTVGWNDKLPWGAEVMLTQPMALSFAGVEKDKARSLSEWQSLGVAPLNFSAQEQEKWRVLADTPLWLVRPDKEVGRVFLVSNNFRTILDWNKSNYFALSIGMFAERIKDRVGL is encoded by the coding sequence ATGAAAAGTATTCCTTTTATTTCAACCTTTCTTTTATCGACGTTTACCTTTGGATGCTCAAGCAGTGAATCGGATACTCGCTACGGCACCGCATTGAACTCTCAAAATAGCACCGCATTGAACCCAAGCTTTATTGCTTCAATTGACGCGGATGCTACTTACGATAAGTCCCGCACGCCGGATAATTTTGATGATTACGTACAATTTTTAAAAGGCAAAGCAGCGGCACAAGGTGTGTCGAAATCTGTATTGGCGGCGCAAAATAATATCCGATATGTGCAAAAGGCAGTGGATTTAGATCGTGCACAAGCGGGCAGCGTTAAAAAACGTGACCCGAATGCACCGCCGATTTTAAATCCAAACGGCACGACAAACTATCTCAACAAGGTGCTGACCGATAATAAAGTAGCCATTGCCGAAACGCGTTATTGGGAAACTTTGGAGCCGTTGCAACGGGCCAGTCAACGTTATGGCGTGCAGCAGGAATATATTTTAGCGCTGTGGGGGATGGAAAGTAGTTTCGGGCATTATCAAGGTAATTATGACGTGCTGTCCGCTTTGGCTACGTTGGCTTTCGAGGGACGACGCGAGGCTTTGTTCGGGAAAGAATTTATCAATGCGATGAAAATGTTGGAACGCGATCATATTCATCGCGAACGTATGCTTGGTTCGTGGGCGGGAGCTATGGGGCAAACTCAATTTATGCCGAGTGCGTTTTTAAATTATGCGGCAGACGGCGATGACGACGGCGTGAAAGATATTTGGACAAACCAATTTGACGCGTTCGCCTCTATTGCGAATTATCTGCATACCGTGGGATGGAATGATAAATTACCTTGGGGAGCGGAAGTGATGTTAACGCAACCAATGGCGTTATCTTTTGCCGGTGTTGAGAAAGATAAAGCCCGTTCATTAAGCGAGTGGCAAAGCTTAGGCGTAGCGCCTTTGAATTTTAGTGCGCAAGAGCAAGAAAAATGGCGTGTCCTTGCCGATACGCCGCTTTGGTTAGTTCGCCCGGATAAAGAAGTGGGACGCGTATTTTTGGTATCTAATAATTTCCGTACGATTTTAGATTGGAATAAATCTAATTATTTTGCTCTGAGTATCGGTATGTTTGCCGAGCGAATTAAGGACAGAGTGGGATTATAA